In Synergistaceae bacterium, one genomic interval encodes:
- a CDS encoding EamA family transporter yields the protein MQSKNKYLIMLLASIIIFGSVGVLRRQIDLSSALIAFCRGIIGASFILCIIRGRIQRVGLKTFLQLVISGAFLGINWLFLFESYNFTSVPVATLFCYTSPAMIIILSAIFLNEGFTGKKFICLALSLTGMILISGVLDSGGIASNDVRGILCALVSALLYSLVVIMNKSISGVDVYTKTITQLIFSAVALLPYLILTGEFFSGEWSVKAVIFLIIISLINTGIAYILYFASLEKLKAHTVALLSYLDPLTALILSSLILGESLTFTGLIGAALILVSSLMCEI from the coding sequence ATGCAAAGTAAAAATAAATATTTAATCATGCTGCTTGCGTCAATAATAATATTTGGCTCGGTGGGAGTTTTACGCAGGCAAATAGATTTATCATCGGCCCTGATTGCGTTTTGCCGGGGTATAATAGGAGCGTCATTTATATTGTGCATTATTCGCGGGAGAATTCAGCGGGTCGGACTCAAGACATTTTTACAACTTGTAATAAGCGGGGCATTTCTGGGAATTAACTGGCTGTTCTTGTTCGAGTCCTATAATTTCACGAGTGTACCTGTAGCGACTTTATTTTGCTATACAAGTCCGGCAATGATAATAATTTTATCGGCAATATTCTTAAATGAAGGCTTTACGGGGAAGAAATTTATATGTCTTGCGCTCTCATTAACCGGAATGATATTAATTTCGGGAGTCCTTGACTCTGGGGGGATTGCTTCAAATGATGTCAGGGGGATATTATGCGCTCTCGTGTCAGCATTATTATATTCGTTAGTCGTTATAATGAATAAAAGTATTTCAGGCGTTGACGTTTACACAAAGACGATTACACAGCTAATTTTTTCAGCCGTTGCTTTATTGCCATATTTGATATTGACGGGTGAATTTTTTTCGGGCGAATGGTCAGTGAAAGCTGTAATTTTTCTGATTATTATATCCCTGATTAATACGGGAATAGCTTATATATTATATTTTGCTTCACTTGAGAAATTAAAGGCTCATACGGTTGCGCTGTTGAGTTATCTTGACCCATTGACGGCGTTAATTTTGTCGAGTTTGATTTTAGGTGAGAGTCTTACATTTACGGGACTTATAGGGGCGGCATTGATTCTTGTCTCGTCGCTTATGTGTGAGATTTAG
- a CDS encoding dicarboxylate/amino acid:cation symporter, which produces MSNNNSFTSSLPFKLIVSLVVGILAGLGLASIDGSSICTAILNIVVTVRYISGQFINFCVPLIIIGFVAPSITRLGSNASRMLILALIIAYLSSIGAAFAATFSGYSIIPFLNIVKEVEGLKSLPDVLFALAIPQIMPVISALVLAVTVGLAAAWNRSKYVINLLEEFQKIVLSIVSRFLIPVLPFLIGTTFCGLAYEGSITKQFPVFIAIILIVMAGHFIWMALLYFIAGVYSGRNPFNIIKNYGPAYMTAVGTMSSAATLSVALECARKSEPTLRDDMVNFGIPLFANIHLCGSVMTETFFVMAISKILYGSFPTVGNMILFCVLLGVFAIGAPGVPGGTVMASLGLITGVLGFDATGTALMLTIFALQDSFGTACNVTSDGALTLILTGYAEKHNIKPENLGNVLE; this is translated from the coding sequence ATGAGTAATAATAATTCTTTCACAAGTTCATTGCCATTCAAGTTAATAGTCTCTCTAGTTGTAGGAATTTTAGCGGGACTCGGTCTAGCTTCTATTGATGGCAGCTCAATTTGTACGGCGATATTAAATATTGTCGTAACAGTGCGTTATATTTCCGGACAATTTATTAATTTCTGCGTGCCGTTAATAATAATAGGCTTTGTAGCTCCGTCAATAACGAGACTGGGCAGTAACGCGTCAAGAATGTTGATTTTAGCGTTAATAATTGCTTACTTGTCATCAATCGGTGCGGCATTTGCGGCGACTTTTTCGGGCTATTCGATAATTCCATTTTTGAATATTGTCAAAGAAGTTGAAGGCCTGAAGAGTTTACCCGATGTGTTATTTGCGCTTGCTATACCTCAAATAATGCCGGTAATTTCTGCTTTAGTGCTTGCTGTAACAGTCGGACTTGCTGCGGCATGGAACAGGAGCAAATATGTAATTAACTTGCTTGAAGAGTTCCAGAAAATAGTTTTAAGCATAGTATCAAGATTCTTGATTCCCGTGCTGCCTTTCTTGATCGGGACAACATTTTGCGGGCTTGCTTATGAAGGCTCAATCACGAAACAATTTCCGGTATTTATCGCGATAATCTTAATAGTAATGGCCGGGCATTTTATTTGGATGGCATTATTATATTTTATTGCCGGAGTATATTCAGGCCGCAACCCGTTTAATATAATCAAGAATTACGGCCCCGCATATATGACAGCAGTGGGAACGATGTCAAGTGCTGCGACTCTCTCTGTAGCTCTTGAGTGTGCAAGAAAATCCGAGCCGACTCTGCGTGATGACATGGTAAATTTTGGGATTCCTTTATTTGCTAATATTCATTTATGCGGTTCAGTTATGACAGAGACATTTTTTGTAATGGCGATTTCTAAAATTTTATACGGCTCATTCCCTACAGTCGGCAATATGATATTATTCTGTGTCTTGCTGGGAGTTTTCGCGATCGGAGCACCCGGAGTCCCCGGCGGTACAGTAATGGCCTCACTAGGTTTAATAACTGGAGTGCTAGGATTTGACGCGACTGGGACGGCCTTAATGCTTACGATATTTGCTTTACAGGATTCATTCGGGACAGCCTGCAACGTAACGAGCGACGGAGCATTAACGCTAATATTAACAGGTTACGCAGAGAAGCATAATATCAAGCCTGAGAATTTAGGGAATGTATTAGAGTAG
- a CDS encoding serine dehydratase subunit alpha family protein translates to MISRDLYENYINILRAELVPAMGCTEPISIAYAAAKARSVLGEEPIKIFVSCSGNIIKNVKGVIVPNSGGQKGIEAAAILGTVGGDDTKELEVIAGVNDKARELTKKLVHEKFCDVSLVEDVPNLYIEVKAQGRNHNSRVIIQDNHVNIALIELDGKIIYKGITHKEEDSQVKLNFDTHKMSLKTIIEFANELEINDVQEILSRQIEYNSRISQEGLDNKWGAKVGKTILENWGNDVRSSACARAAAGSDARMSGCPLPVIINSGSGNQGITVTMPVLEYAENWRLSREKIYRALTVSNLVSIYIKHYIGSLSAFCGAVSAAAGAGAAITYMAGGDFASVGRTITNTLANVGGIVCDGAKPSCAAKIASSVNAAILAHYMSMNEENFKGGEGFVQDDVELTIKNMGYIGKIGMKETDKEILNVMIERVNVDSCL, encoded by the coding sequence ATGATTTCAAGGGATTTATACGAGAATTATATAAATATTTTACGAGCTGAATTAGTGCCTGCAATGGGCTGCACTGAACCGATTTCAATAGCATATGCAGCAGCCAAAGCCCGGTCAGTACTGGGAGAAGAGCCTATAAAAATTTTTGTGTCATGTTCAGGAAATATTATTAAAAACGTTAAGGGAGTAATCGTGCCAAATTCAGGAGGTCAAAAGGGTATCGAGGCGGCGGCAATTCTCGGAACAGTGGGCGGCGATGACACAAAAGAACTTGAAGTAATAGCGGGTGTAAATGATAAGGCGCGGGAACTCACAAAAAAATTAGTTCATGAGAAATTTTGCGATGTCTCACTAGTTGAAGATGTGCCAAATCTTTATATCGAAGTCAAAGCACAGGGCAGGAATCATAATTCACGAGTCATAATACAAGATAATCATGTAAATATAGCGTTGATTGAGTTAGACGGCAAAATTATTTATAAGGGTATTACTCACAAAGAAGAGGACTCGCAAGTAAAACTAAATTTTGACACTCACAAAATGAGCCTGAAAACTATTATAGAATTTGCAAACGAACTCGAAATTAATGACGTTCAAGAAATTTTATCGCGTCAAATTGAATATAACTCGCGAATCTCACAGGAAGGCCTCGACAACAAATGGGGTGCAAAGGTCGGCAAAACAATTTTAGAGAACTGGGGCAATGACGTAAGGAGCTCGGCATGTGCTAGGGCTGCGGCAGGATCTGACGCAAGAATGAGCGGCTGTCCACTTCCCGTCATAATAAATTCAGGCAGCGGAAATCAGGGAATCACGGTAACAATGCCCGTTCTTGAATATGCAGAAAATTGGCGTTTATCTCGTGAAAAAATTTATCGTGCCTTAACAGTAAGCAATCTAGTATCTATTTATATAAAGCATTATATCGGGTCTCTTTCTGCTTTTTGCGGGGCTGTGAGTGCTGCGGCGGGGGCTGGAGCTGCAATAACTTATATGGCCGGCGGAGATTTTGCTTCAGTGGGACGAACTATAACGAACACTCTTGCTAATGTCGGCGGGATTGTCTGTGATGGAGCTAAACCGAGTTGCGCTGCTAAAATTGCCTCGTCAGTGAATGCCGCTATACTAGCTCACTATATGAGCATGAATGAAGAAAATTTCAAGGGCGGCGAGGGATTTGTTCAGGACGATGTAGAACTCACAATTAAGAATATGGGCTATATCGGCAAAATCGGCATGAAAGAGACTGACAAGGAAATTTTAAATGTCATGATTGAGCGCGTAAATGTCGATTCATGTCTATAA